The DNA window AGCTTCCATGGGGATCAAACACATCCTCACCCTAGCTCGCCGCCCCTACCGGCGCCCTTCACCGCTAGTTAACCATGTCGTCCGATCTCTCTCAAGCTCCTCTTCAGCGGTCGCTACTACCTTCGACGAACCATCTCTTCCCTCCCCTCCCCATCCAAATCACATGATCTACGATCGCCTTGCCGTACAGGTGAAGAACAAGCTCAAGCAGATTGAGAATCCAGATCCTCGTTTCCTCAAGTACAATTCTCCCCACCCTTCTGTTAAAGACCATTCTTCGATCCTCGCCGCCCCATTGACTCGCGTCACTACACTTCCCAATGGGTTGCGAGTCGCCACCGAATCGAATCTCAGTGCCAAGACAGCCACCGTGGGTGTGTGGATTGATGCCGGAAGCCGATTCGAAACTGAACAGACCAATGGAACCGCACATTTTCTAGAACACATGATATTCAAGGGCACCCAGAAGAGAACCCATAGGCATTTGGAAGAGGAGATTGAGAACATGGGTGGACATCTGAATGCTTACACATCAAGGGAGCAAACGACTTATTACGCCAAGGTTATTGATAAAGACGTTCCCAAAGCTCTTGATATTTTGGCAGATATACTTCAAAATTCCAAGTTTGACGAGAATCGCATCACTCGTGAACGCGACGTGATATTAAGAGAAATGGAAGAGGTAAAACATCTTTCTCTTTTTTGGTGCATTGTTTATAGTATATATGCTTAGCGATTGTCTTTTCCTATCTTAATAGGTTCTAGGTCAGAAGGAAGAAGTTATTTTTGATCACCTTCATGCAACTGCTTTCCAATACACTCCTCTTGGAAGAACCATTCTGGGTCCTGTTGAAAACATCAAGACAATCACTAAAAAAGATATCCAACAATACATATCAACTCACTATACTGCCCAGAGAATGGTAAAAACAGGAACTTTCATAAATCTGTTCCAGTTccaattttgtttgaattttgtaTTTCTGAGCTTGGTATTGACTGTTGTTGTGTCAGGTAATTTCTGCTTCAGGAGCTGTTAAGCACGAAGAGATTGTTGATGAAGTAAAGAAATTGTTCACCAATTTGTCTAcagattcaacaacaacttctGAGTTAGTTGCCAAGGAACC is part of the Impatiens glandulifera chromosome 1, dImpGla2.1, whole genome shotgun sequence genome and encodes:
- the LOC124918760 gene encoding probable mitochondrial-processing peptidase subunit beta, mitochondrial; this encodes MGIKHILTLARRPYRRPSPLVNHVVRSLSSSSSAVATTFDEPSLPSPPHPNHMIYDRLAVQVKNKLKQIENPDPRFLKYNSPHPSVKDHSSILAAPLTRVTTLPNGLRVATESNLSAKTATVGVWIDAGSRFETEQTNGTAHFLEHMIFKGTQKRTHRHLEEEIENMGGHLNAYTSREQTTYYAKVIDKDVPKALDILADILQNSKFDENRITRERDVILREMEEVLGQKEEVIFDHLHATAFQYTPLGRTILGPVENIKTITKKDIQQYISTHYTAQRMVISASGAVKHEEIVDEVKKLFTNLSTDSTTTSELVAKEPAVFTGSEVRIIDDDMPLAQFAVAFAGASWTDPDSVALMVMQSMLGAWNKNVGGGKHMGSDLAQRIGINEIAESMMAFNTNYKDTGLFGVYAVAKPDVLDDLAWAIMHEVSKLSYKVSEADVIRARNQLKSSLLLHLDGTSPVAEDIGRQLLTYGRRIPSAELFARIDAVDASTVKRVANRFINDQDVAIAAMGPIQGLPDYNWFRRRTYLLRY